The Marinobacter sp. ANT_B65 genome has a segment encoding these proteins:
- the imuA gene encoding translesion DNA synthesis-associated protein ImuA has translation MSELLDTLMQDARVWQGHRHNKTIQPAEPTGYQALDNQLGGIGWPRGALSECLLDTPGIGELTLLVPLMQRLSQAGKTVFWLNPPHTPYAPALMRKDIDLDQIIMIHTENKGDFLWALENCLRSPVTGLVMAWPGKLAAREIRRLQLAAEAGSNVCVLFRERYYAGQNSPAALRLELEPDDQQSLKVNVVKRRGSWPGQRCSLAMAQRADLFHHEAPRVVQGPWLTPAR, from the coding sequence ATGAGCGAACTTCTTGACACGTTAATGCAGGATGCCCGTGTCTGGCAGGGACACCGGCACAATAAAACCATTCAACCGGCAGAGCCCACCGGATATCAGGCCCTGGACAACCAGCTCGGAGGCATCGGCTGGCCCCGGGGTGCTTTAAGCGAATGCCTGCTGGACACCCCCGGCATTGGCGAGCTGACTCTGTTGGTACCCCTGATGCAGCGGCTGTCTCAGGCAGGTAAAACCGTATTCTGGCTGAATCCTCCCCATACGCCTTACGCTCCGGCTCTGATGCGAAAAGATATAGACCTGGATCAGATAATCATGATCCACACAGAAAACAAAGGCGACTTCCTCTGGGCTCTGGAAAACTGCCTGCGCTCCCCGGTTACCGGTCTGGTAATGGCCTGGCCTGGAAAACTCGCAGCCAGGGAAATCCGGCGCCTGCAGCTGGCAGCCGAAGCCGGCAGCAATGTTTGCGTACTTTTTCGTGAGCGATACTACGCCGGGCAGAATTCTCCGGCCGCCCTGCGCCTGGAGCTTGAACCCGACGACCAGCAGAGCCTGAAAGTAAATGTGGTTAAACGCCGAGGCAGCTGGCCCGGCCAGCGCTGCTCACTTGCCATGGCCCAGCGCGCGGATCTGTTTCACCATGAAGCACCCCGTGTGGTTCAGGGTCCCTGGCTCACACCGGCAAGGTAA
- the ggt gene encoding gamma-glutamyltransferase translates to MGRDLHRQTQKTRFTGRSGGMSALTLATLLTVCVTTLATPAFSQAIIEGERFHPASARQGMVATSHTLATEVALEVLKNGGNAVDAAVTAGFALAVTQPRSGNIGGGGFMLISKGDGSEPEAIDYREKAPSAATETMYQDESGEVVQNRSRFTHLAAGVPGTVAGLAMALERHGTISLKQALAPAIKLAREGFIVPQRFSEGLEQARERLQRWPATLETFYKDDGSAWQAGERFRQPELADTLQRIADEGVKGFYEGKTAQLIVEEMERHGGLITRQDLEDYQPIARAPVHGSYRGYDIYSMSPPSSGGTHIVQILNILEGYPIRKLGHNSADTIHYMAEAMKLAYADRSQYLGDTDYVDVPLKGLTSKPYAEELRQGIEQDKARPAEDIRPGQPAGYESPETTHFSVVDKWGNAVSNTYTINFSYGSGITVQGAGFLLNNEMDDFSAKPGVPNAYGLIGGEANKVEPGKRMLSSMSPTIVRKGDRNFLVTGSPGGSRIITTTLQVIMNVIDHDMNIQSAVSVPRIHHQWLPDEIRVEQGISADTVRLLENRGHKVVTNSAMGAIQSIMIGDDGTLYGGADPRRSTSSAMGF, encoded by the coding sequence ATGGGCAGAGACCTACACCGGCAAACACAGAAAACCCGATTCACCGGACGCTCAGGCGGCATGAGTGCGCTCACCCTGGCAACGCTTCTGACAGTGTGCGTTACAACGCTGGCAACACCGGCTTTCAGTCAGGCCATTATCGAGGGCGAACGGTTTCACCCTGCCAGCGCCCGCCAGGGTATGGTGGCAACGAGCCACACTCTGGCTACAGAAGTCGCGCTGGAAGTACTGAAAAACGGCGGAAACGCAGTGGATGCAGCGGTTACCGCAGGCTTTGCACTGGCTGTCACTCAGCCGAGATCAGGCAATATCGGTGGCGGTGGTTTTATGCTGATATCAAAAGGCGACGGCTCCGAGCCTGAAGCTATCGACTACAGGGAAAAGGCGCCATCAGCTGCCACGGAAACCATGTATCAGGATGAATCCGGCGAGGTGGTACAGAATCGTAGCCGGTTTACCCACCTGGCCGCAGGCGTTCCCGGTACTGTTGCCGGCCTTGCCATGGCTCTGGAGCGCCATGGAACAATATCTCTGAAACAGGCTCTGGCACCTGCCATCAAACTCGCCAGAGAAGGGTTTATCGTTCCTCAACGCTTCAGCGAAGGCCTTGAACAGGCCCGGGAACGGCTTCAGCGCTGGCCTGCAACTCTGGAAACCTTTTACAAAGACGACGGCTCAGCCTGGCAAGCTGGCGAACGTTTCCGGCAACCGGAACTTGCTGACACGCTTCAGCGTATCGCCGACGAGGGTGTAAAAGGTTTTTACGAGGGTAAAACCGCACAACTGATTGTTGAGGAGATGGAGAGGCACGGAGGTCTCATCACCCGGCAGGATCTTGAAGACTACCAACCGATTGCGCGCGCTCCGGTACACGGAAGTTACCGGGGTTACGATATCTATTCAATGTCGCCTCCCTCCTCCGGCGGCACACATATCGTCCAGATACTGAATATTCTTGAGGGCTATCCAATCAGGAAACTTGGCCACAATTCGGCCGATACGATTCATTACATGGCCGAGGCCATGAAACTGGCTTACGCCGACCGCTCACAATATCTGGGTGATACGGATTATGTAGACGTGCCGCTAAAAGGACTTACAAGTAAGCCTTACGCTGAAGAGCTGCGCCAGGGTATAGAACAGGATAAGGCCCGCCCTGCAGAGGATATCCGCCCCGGCCAGCCAGCTGGTTACGAAAGCCCGGAAACTACCCACTTTTCGGTTGTCGACAAATGGGGCAATGCGGTATCAAACACCTACACCATCAACTTCAGCTACGGTTCGGGGATTACCGTGCAGGGTGCCGGTTTTTTACTTAATAATGAAATGGATGATTTCAGTGCCAAACCAGGCGTTCCCAACGCTTACGGTCTGATCGGCGGCGAGGCAAACAAGGTAGAACCGGGTAAACGCATGCTCAGCTCCATGTCGCCAACCATCGTACGCAAAGGCGACCGTAACTTTCTGGTAACCGGTAGTCCGGGTGGCTCGCGGATCATCACCACCACTTTGCAGGTGATCATGAATGTGATTGATCACGACATGAACATTCAATCAGCTGTCAGCGTGCCCCGCATCCATCACCAGTGGCTTCCGGATGAAATCCGCGTAGAACAGGGTATCAGTGCAGACACAGTGCGCTTGCTTGAAAATCGTGGCCACAAAGTGGTAACCAATTCTGCCATGGGCGCTATTCAGAGTATCATGATCGGAGACGACGGTACTTTGTACGGCGGTGCAGACCCGAGGCGCAGCACTTCCTCGGCCATGGGCTTCTGA
- a CDS encoding ZIP family metal transporter, whose amino-acid sequence MRLLMISDLVYIIGLTTLAGICIPLGGLLARVERIGPDWLEREFRHFLIALGGGILLGGVTIVLIPEGQSSIGNSFWAVPAVIAGGVLFFGIERMLGAHHRESPQLMGVMLDFVPEAAALGGLIIVNPDLAPLMAVLIAMQNLPEGFNAYREFCDKPGYTPKKTLTVMTGLATAGPVAGLLGYFFLSGRPEVLGAIMLVASGGILYLIFQDIAPQSRMEKHWGPPLGAVIGFCLALFSDMLVTHG is encoded by the coding sequence TTGCGCCTTCTGATGATATCTGACCTGGTCTATATCATAGGTCTGACAACGCTTGCCGGTATCTGTATTCCTCTTGGTGGATTGCTGGCAAGAGTTGAGCGCATTGGTCCCGACTGGCTGGAGCGGGAGTTCCGGCATTTTCTGATCGCTCTGGGCGGGGGCATTCTGCTTGGTGGCGTTACCATTGTGCTGATACCGGAAGGGCAGTCGAGTATTGGTAATTCGTTCTGGGCCGTACCCGCTGTTATTGCTGGTGGCGTGCTGTTTTTCGGGATTGAGCGAATGCTGGGTGCTCATCACAGAGAATCGCCACAGTTGATGGGTGTGATGCTGGACTTTGTGCCGGAAGCTGCTGCTCTGGGTGGGTTGATTATAGTGAACCCGGACCTTGCGCCTTTGATGGCTGTGTTGATTGCCATGCAAAATCTGCCGGAGGGATTCAATGCTTATCGCGAGTTCTGTGACAAGCCCGGCTATACACCAAAAAAGACACTGACAGTGATGACAGGCCTGGCAACGGCGGGCCCCGTCGCGGGTCTTCTTGGGTATTTTTTCCTGTCCGGGCGGCCTGAGGTTCTGGGAGCTATCATGCTGGTGGCCTCGGGCGGGATTCTGTATCTGATCTTCCAGGATATTGCCCCCCAGTCCCGGATGGAAAAGCACTGGGGGCCACCGCTTGGTGCGGTAATCGGGTTTTGTCTGGCACTGTTCAGCGATATGCTGGTCACGCACGGCTGA
- the yghU gene encoding glutathione-dependent disulfide-bond oxidoreductase, which yields MSDPTYTPPKVWKWESASGGAFSNINRPIAGPTHEKELPVGKHPFQLYSLATPNGVKVTIMLEELLELGISEAEYDAWLVRISDGEQFGSGFVDINPNSKIPALLDRSQDPAVRVFESGSILLYLAEKFDRFLPSNLADRTETLNWLFWQMGSAAFLGGGFGHFFAYAPEKYEYPVNRYTMEVKRQLDVLDRQLADNRYVAGSEYTIADMAIWPWYGALVTNKVYDAAEFLEAHTYTNVLRWTMELKERPAVQRGRMVNRAWGEPESQLFERHDASDFEYKTQDKIVAPSDDI from the coding sequence ATGAGCGATCCCACCTATACCCCGCCCAAGGTCTGGAAGTGGGAGTCTGCAAGCGGCGGCGCTTTTTCAAATATCAACCGTCCCATTGCAGGCCCGACTCACGAGAAAGAGCTGCCTGTTGGCAAACACCCTTTTCAGCTCTATTCGCTGGCGACGCCAAATGGTGTGAAAGTCACGATTATGCTGGAGGAGTTGCTGGAGCTGGGAATCAGTGAGGCTGAATATGATGCCTGGCTGGTTCGTATCAGCGATGGCGAACAGTTCGGTAGTGGGTTTGTGGATATTAACCCCAACTCCAAGATTCCGGCGCTGCTGGACCGCTCTCAGGATCCGGCTGTCCGGGTGTTTGAATCGGGCTCCATACTGCTGTATCTGGCGGAGAAGTTTGACCGGTTTCTGCCCTCAAATTTGGCAGACCGCACAGAAACGCTTAACTGGCTGTTCTGGCAGATGGGCAGTGCGGCGTTTTTGGGGGGGGGCTTCGGGCACTTCTTTGCCTATGCACCTGAGAAGTACGAATACCCTGTTAACCGCTACACCATGGAGGTTAAACGACAACTGGATGTGCTGGATCGTCAGTTGGCAGATAACCGTTATGTTGCCGGGAGCGAGTACACAATTGCTGATATGGCGATCTGGCCCTGGTACGGCGCGCTGGTAACCAACAAGGTTTACGATGCGGCCGAGTTTCTTGAAGCGCACACCTATACCAATGTGCTGCGCTGGACCATGGAGCTAAAAGAGCGGCCGGCGGTTCAGCGTGGGAGAATGGTCAACCGTGCCTGGGGTGAGCCTGAAAGTCAGCTTTTTGAGCGCCACGACGCAAGTGACTTTGAATATAAGACCCAGGACAAGATTGTTGCGCCTTCTGATGATATCTGA
- the ftsH gene encoding ATP-dependent zinc metalloprotease FtsH, producing the protein MTNPNSSEKQTPPANQQPEIPKQYSFLWLSAAIFLVFMWLQDSSTPKLQELAYSEFKTAVTNDQVSEVTLKEDHITGLLRNQGLVSSNTDNASQSSSPGFSTTRPPMDDPELLTLLEAHDVTIRARSAGLEWWQELIRGFLPWILILALMYWFWGSAQKRMAQGGGMFDYGRSKARRSVKETSTTTLDDVAGIESAKREVAEIIDFLKSPDKYRALGASMPKGILLVGPPGTGKTLLARAIAGEADVPFFSISASEFIEMFVGVGASRVRDLFASARKEAPALIFIDELDAIGRSRGAGFGGGHDEREQTLNQILTEMDGFESHENILVLAATNRPDVLDSALLRPGRFDRKVTLDLPHRNARDAILAVHVRKVPLAADVDLDQLAARTIGFSGADLKNLVNEAALTAARENLSEVTDHCFELARDRIVLGEKRDAQLSQEERKIVAHHESGHAIMAYYMPKADPLTRLTIIPHGMAMGVTEQTPKEDRYNYSESYLRDRIKVMLGGRSAEKIIYGEVTTGAQNDLKEATKLVRKMIGQWGMSEKIGPMGLSIGDEHVFLGREMGSQREFSDKMAELIDAEIQSELMALEKATIDFLTDHRSQLEALAKAALEKENLSAEDIENVLHEEAARKTA; encoded by the coding sequence ATGACCAACCCCAATAGTTCCGAAAAACAGACACCCCCGGCAAATCAACAGCCAGAGATACCAAAGCAGTATTCATTTCTCTGGCTCAGCGCGGCTATCTTTCTGGTGTTTATGTGGCTACAGGACAGCAGCACACCAAAGCTTCAGGAACTGGCATACTCCGAGTTCAAAACCGCCGTTACCAACGACCAGGTCTCTGAGGTAACACTCAAAGAAGATCATATAACCGGCCTGCTCAGAAACCAGGGCCTGGTCTCCTCAAATACCGACAATGCATCACAGAGCTCAAGCCCCGGATTCAGCACTACCCGGCCGCCCATGGACGATCCGGAACTGCTCACTTTGCTGGAGGCGCACGACGTTACTATCCGGGCCAGGTCTGCAGGGCTGGAATGGTGGCAGGAGCTGATTCGCGGTTTCCTGCCCTGGATATTAATACTGGCCCTGATGTACTGGTTCTGGGGGTCCGCACAGAAACGCATGGCTCAGGGTGGAGGCATGTTCGATTACGGGCGCTCGAAAGCCCGCAGGTCGGTCAAGGAAACCTCCACCACAACACTGGATGATGTCGCCGGTATTGAATCGGCCAAACGGGAAGTCGCAGAGATTATCGACTTCCTGAAATCTCCGGATAAATACCGGGCCCTGGGTGCATCGATGCCTAAGGGTATACTTCTGGTTGGCCCACCGGGCACAGGTAAAACCCTCCTTGCCCGCGCCATTGCCGGAGAAGCGGATGTACCTTTTTTCAGTATAAGCGCTTCAGAGTTTATCGAGATGTTTGTAGGTGTGGGAGCATCGAGGGTGCGGGACCTATTTGCCAGTGCCCGCAAAGAAGCACCAGCGCTGATTTTTATTGATGAACTGGATGCCATCGGCCGCTCCCGGGGCGCAGGTTTCGGCGGCGGGCATGATGAGCGGGAACAGACGCTGAACCAGATTCTTACGGAAATGGATGGCTTCGAATCCCACGAGAATATTCTCGTTCTGGCTGCCACCAACCGGCCAGATGTTCTGGACAGTGCCCTGCTCCGCCCCGGCCGCTTTGACCGCAAGGTAACTCTGGATCTTCCTCACAGGAATGCGCGGGATGCGATTCTTGCCGTGCATGTACGAAAAGTACCCCTGGCGGCAGACGTAGACCTGGATCAACTGGCAGCCCGCACTATTGGATTTTCCGGTGCAGACCTGAAAAACCTGGTGAACGAGGCAGCCCTGACAGCCGCCCGGGAAAACCTGAGCGAAGTTACGGATCACTGCTTTGAGCTTGCCCGTGACCGTATCGTTCTGGGCGAGAAACGCGATGCACAATTGTCTCAGGAAGAACGGAAAATCGTAGCTCACCATGAAAGCGGGCACGCCATCATGGCTTACTACATGCCTAAAGCCGACCCACTCACCCGGCTCACAATCATCCCCCATGGAATGGCTATGGGCGTCACTGAGCAAACGCCGAAGGAGGACCGTTACAACTACTCCGAAAGTTATCTCAGAGATCGCATCAAGGTCATGCTCGGCGGCCGTTCAGCGGAGAAAATCATTTACGGAGAAGTGACTACCGGCGCCCAGAATGATCTCAAAGAAGCCACCAAACTGGTCCGCAAGATGATCGGCCAATGGGGCATGAGCGAAAAGATCGGCCCCATGGGCCTGAGCATTGGCGATGAGCACGTATTTCTGGGCCGGGAAATGGGCTCGCAGCGGGAGTTCAGTGACAAGATGGCGGAGTTGATTGATGCTGAAATCCAGTCAGAGCTTATGGCATTGGAAAAAGCCACCATTGATTTCCTGACAGATCACCGGAGTCAACTTGAAGCCCTGGCAAAAGCCGCGCTCGAGAAAGAGAACCTTTCGGCAGAAGATATCGAAAATGTCCTCCACGAGGAAGCGGCCCGGAAAACTGCATGA
- a CDS encoding Y-family DNA polymerase, with the protein MLWLYLHFPHLLLDHIRRSNENSDALVIVEGSGQKIIQACPAARDLGINTGMRLKTALGLVPDLCIVKADQQQEVRTLEDQARWLYRYAAHIVLVPPNGLLAEIGSLQRLYGGLSAVWQAVEDVLHERQLTAWPGIGHTPLAARLIARNGKGECSSDKNHILRTLGQMPLVAAEFDGRTCTRLQRLGLNKLEEVFRLPPAEMARRLSPEILAYIQKILGSRPDPQTPWQPPHYFRQQADFVQEIERSQGLLFPLQRILSELEKDLCWRQQDTDSLLLVLQHRHAEATRLHIRTSGPEHRAEAFLSLISLRFEQQPLQAPVISLRLIVKRFLDREAPGGQDLLGENQDLNEAWHTLISRLQAKLGHNALKQLTPQADHRPERAWSAADVRRTNRASTTTTGQLPQRPLWLLQGPQPLEEVPQAWFAGPERISGGWWDGQRVHRDYYVAQLNNGQLAWVFRDIREGWFVHGWFG; encoded by the coding sequence ATGCTCTGGCTGTACCTGCATTTTCCTCACCTGTTGCTGGACCACATTCGCCGCTCAAATGAGAATTCGGATGCGCTGGTGATTGTGGAGGGTTCAGGGCAAAAGATAATACAGGCCTGCCCCGCTGCCCGGGATCTGGGCATAAACACCGGGATGAGGCTAAAAACGGCCCTTGGCCTGGTGCCAGATCTGTGCATAGTAAAGGCCGATCAGCAGCAGGAAGTCCGGACTCTGGAAGATCAGGCCCGCTGGCTGTATCGCTATGCGGCTCACATTGTTCTTGTTCCACCAAACGGCCTGTTAGCTGAAATAGGCAGTCTGCAACGATTATACGGTGGCCTTTCTGCCGTATGGCAGGCAGTTGAAGACGTACTGCATGAACGCCAGCTTACCGCCTGGCCAGGTATTGGCCATACCCCATTGGCCGCCCGCCTGATTGCACGTAACGGCAAAGGGGAGTGCTCATCGGATAAAAACCATATTCTCCGGACTCTTGGCCAGATGCCACTAGTGGCCGCGGAGTTTGACGGGCGGACCTGCACCCGCCTGCAGCGGCTTGGTCTGAACAAGCTTGAAGAAGTATTCCGTTTACCGCCGGCAGAGATGGCCCGCAGGCTGTCTCCGGAAATTCTGGCGTATATCCAGAAAATTCTGGGTTCCAGACCCGACCCTCAGACGCCCTGGCAACCACCTCACTACTTCCGCCAGCAGGCGGACTTTGTGCAGGAAATTGAGCGGTCCCAGGGACTGTTGTTTCCATTGCAGCGCATACTTTCTGAGCTGGAGAAAGATCTGTGCTGGCGCCAGCAGGACACCGACAGCCTGCTGCTGGTTCTCCAGCACCGGCATGCAGAAGCAACGCGCTTGCACATCCGCACATCTGGCCCGGAGCACAGAGCGGAAGCATTTCTCAGCCTGATCAGCCTTAGATTTGAGCAACAGCCACTGCAGGCACCGGTGATATCGCTGCGACTGATCGTAAAACGGTTTCTAGACCGTGAAGCCCCCGGCGGGCAGGACCTTCTAGGCGAAAACCAGGACCTGAACGAAGCCTGGCATACTCTGATAAGCCGTCTTCAGGCAAAGCTTGGGCATAATGCACTGAAGCAACTTACGCCCCAGGCAGATCACCGGCCAGAACGAGCCTGGAGCGCTGCAGATGTCCGGCGCACAAACCGTGCTTCGACAACAACGACCGGCCAACTACCTCAACGCCCCTTGTGGCTTCTGCAGGGACCGCAACCACTAGAGGAAGTGCCGCAGGCATGGTTTGCAGGCCCGGAAAGAATCAGCGGAGGCTGGTGGGACGGTCAGCGGGTGCATCGGGATTATTACGTAGCACAACTGAATAACGGCCAGCTAGCCTGGGTATTCCGGGATATACGGGAAGGCTGGTTCGTACACGGGTGGTTTGGCTGA
- a CDS encoding 4a-hydroxytetrahydrobiopterin dehydratase, translated as MSVLTEQHCEACNAESPGVSDEEKRMLHKGVPGWSILKVSGEEQLRKEFEFRNFAQALAFTSKVGEMAEAEDHHPAILLEYGKVTVSWWTHAIGGLHKNDFIMAALTDAAYH; from the coding sequence ATGAGTGTACTGACGGAACAACACTGTGAAGCGTGTAACGCAGAATCCCCGGGGGTAAGCGATGAAGAGAAGCGCATGCTGCACAAAGGCGTCCCGGGCTGGAGCATCCTTAAGGTGAGCGGTGAGGAGCAGCTACGCAAAGAATTTGAGTTCAGGAACTTCGCCCAGGCGCTGGCCTTTACCAGCAAGGTTGGAGAGATGGCTGAGGCTGAAGATCACCATCCGGCGATCCTTCTGGAGTATGGGAAGGTGACTGTCAGTTGGTGGACACACGCAATCGGCGGTCTGCACAAAAATGATTTCATTATGGCGGCGCTAACAGACGCTGCTTACCATTGA
- the purU gene encoding formyltetrahydrofolate deformylase has product MEHTYRLVISCPDRVGIVAKVSNFLSTYNGWITEASHHSDTHTGRFFMRHEIKAESIPFGLDQFRASFEPIAREFDMHWHIADSAQPKKVILMCSKESHCVADLLYRWHSKEINAEIVAVVSNHDDLRRMVEWHEIPYHHIPVSKDNREEAFAHIDELFRNYEVDVVVLARYMQILPPDLCARYAGKVINIHHSFLPSFAGARPYHQAYSRGVKLIGATCHYVTQDLDQGPIIEQDVIRITHSDTIDDMVRLGKDVEKNVLARGLRSHIEDRVITYENKTVVFD; this is encoded by the coding sequence ATGGAGCATACCTACCGTCTTGTGATTTCCTGCCCGGACAGGGTTGGAATTGTCGCCAAGGTGAGTAATTTTCTGTCGACTTATAATGGCTGGATCACCGAAGCCAGTCATCATTCGGATACCCACACCGGCCGGTTCTTCATGCGCCACGAGATCAAGGCCGAGTCTATTCCGTTTGGCCTCGATCAATTCCGTGCCTCGTTTGAGCCGATTGCCCGGGAGTTTGATATGCACTGGCATATCGCCGACTCGGCCCAGCCCAAAAAAGTCATCCTGATGTGCAGTAAGGAGTCCCATTGTGTGGCTGATCTCCTGTACCGCTGGCACAGTAAGGAAATCAATGCCGAGATCGTTGCAGTCGTCTCTAATCATGATGATTTGCGCCGCATGGTTGAATGGCATGAAATTCCATATCACCATATTCCGGTGAGCAAGGACAATCGCGAAGAGGCGTTTGCCCACATTGACGAGCTTTTCCGGAATTACGAAGTCGATGTGGTGGTTCTCGCACGGTATATGCAGATTCTTCCGCCCGACCTTTGTGCAAGGTACGCCGGTAAGGTGATCAACATTCACCACAGTTTTCTGCCGTCCTTCGCCGGAGCACGGCCTTACCATCAGGCTTATAGCCGTGGGGTCAAGCTGATCGGGGCCACTTGCCATTACGTGACCCAGGATCTTGATCAGGGGCCTATTATTGAGCAGGACGTCATCCGTATTACCCATAGCGATACCATTGATGACATGGTGCGTCTTGGTAAGGATGTGGAGAAAAACGTTCTTGCCCGGGGGTTGCGCTCTCATATTGAGGATCGCGTAATCACCTACGAAAACAAGACCGTAGTATTTGATTAA
- a CDS encoding DUF2897 family protein encodes MPITGWFFVFAALALILGSLFMLRDSASNMRIPEDKLEKIRKRKAELEADENTKDQW; translated from the coding sequence ATGCCAATTACAGGATGGTTTTTTGTGTTCGCTGCCCTGGCCCTGATTCTGGGCAGCCTTTTCATGCTTCGGGATTCGGCCAGCAATATGCGTATCCCGGAAGACAAACTGGAGAAAATCCGCAAGCGTAAAGCAGAACTTGAAGCAGACGAAAACACAAAAGATCAATGGTAA